A DNA window from Christiangramia salexigens contains the following coding sequences:
- a CDS encoding KpsF/GutQ family sugar-phosphate isomerase yields the protein MKLSDQIISTAKETISNEAEAIANLENFIDEEFIQAVETIYRSEGRVVVTGIGKSAIIANKIVATLNSTGTPAIFMHAADAIHGDLGIVQTNDVVICISKSGNSPEIKVLVPLIKNFNNTLIGLTANKESFLGKEADFVLNCYVEKEACPNNLAPTTSTTAQMVIGDAVAICLLNLKGFTSKDFAKYHPGGSLGKKLYLRVSDITSQNLKPEVSPDANVADTIIEISEKMLGVTAVVDDGEIIGIITDGDIRRMLKNHSEIKGLKARDIMSARPKTIDQEELAVEALEVLEKNKISQLLAVENGKYAGVVHLHNLIREGIL from the coding sequence TTGAAACTTAGCGACCAAATCATTTCTACTGCAAAAGAAACAATTTCCAACGAAGCAGAAGCAATTGCGAACCTCGAAAATTTCATAGACGAAGAATTTATTCAGGCAGTTGAAACAATTTACCGATCTGAGGGTCGTGTAGTCGTTACGGGAATTGGTAAAAGTGCTATTATCGCCAACAAGATCGTAGCCACTTTAAATTCTACCGGAACCCCCGCCATCTTTATGCATGCAGCAGATGCTATACATGGTGATCTGGGAATAGTTCAGACCAATGATGTGGTGATCTGTATCTCAAAAAGCGGAAATAGCCCCGAGATCAAAGTTCTGGTTCCGCTAATTAAAAATTTCAACAATACCTTAATCGGCTTAACGGCAAACAAAGAGTCTTTTCTTGGTAAGGAAGCAGATTTTGTATTAAACTGTTACGTAGAAAAAGAAGCTTGCCCAAATAACCTCGCTCCTACTACAAGTACCACCGCGCAGATGGTGATTGGTGATGCTGTAGCGATCTGCCTGTTAAACCTTAAAGGATTTACAAGCAAGGATTTCGCGAAATATCACCCGGGTGGTTCGCTTGGTAAAAAGTTATATTTAAGGGTAAGTGATATCACATCTCAGAATTTAAAACCTGAAGTAAGCCCAGATGCAAATGTGGCGGATACGATAATCGAAATTTCAGAAAAAATGTTAGGTGTTACCGCGGTTGTCGACGATGGTGAGATCATTGGGATTATTACCGATGGTGATATTAGAAGAATGCTTAAGAACCATTCTGAAATAAAAGGGCTAAAAGCTAGAGATATCATGAGCGCAAGACCTAAAACCATAGACCAGGAAGAACTGGCAGTAGAAGCCCTAGAAGTATTGGAAAAGAATAAAATTTCTCAGCTTCTTGCTGTGGAGAACGGAAAATATGCAGGGGTGGTTCATTTACATAATCTAATTAGAGAAGGAATTTTATAA